The nucleotide sequence GGCTCCTTTCCAAGCTCCTCTGAGCAGGCCGCGCCGTCTCGAGAAGCAACCGCCTTTCCTGGAAAGGGCTTGAGAAAAAGAAACCCCAGCTGCTCCTTCCCCAGCGAAGGGAAGCGAGCCAGGCTTCTCCGCGCGCCTCGCCGAAGGGGAAAAGCCAGCTTGGGAAGGGGAGCCGAGTGTTGCGCTGCCGCAAAAACCCTCGCCTTCCTCCTTCCGCGGGGTTGCAGGAGAGGCCCAGCCGAGAATGGGAGGGCGGCGCGGCTCTCGCGGCCTGGCCCTGTGGGGACTTCTGCTGTGCGGCTCGCTGCGGGACCTGGCCAGCGCCGCCCCGGCCTGCGCGGCGCCCTCGGACGCGGGTGAGTCGGGCTAAAGCCGAGCGCGGCCTTGAGTCAAGCTGGGAGCTGCCAGCCGTGTCGTAGGAGCGGCGACCAAACAAGGCGCCTCCCTCCTTCCCGCCATAACAGAAAAGTAGGTCGAGGGGCCGCTCCAGTTGGAGGCGAGACAGGGCTGGCCGGCTGGCGCTGGGAAGGCTGGCGCGAAAGCGCCGAGGGAGGAGCGCCTTCTTCCCCCGGGCTCAGCGGCAACTCAGCGCCGCAAGGCTTCGCCCTCGCCTTTTGCACCCACCTCGGGCAAAGAGCGCACGCTTGCATCGAGGACTCCTCGTAGCAGCGCGTTTTATTGGGCCTCGAGACAGCATTGCGCAGAAGGCGTTAGCAAATTAATACTGATGGTTGTGGTTATGGTTTattgcaatgataataataataatgaaggcaGGTGGTGATAACAGTGGGCGTTGCTGACAGGTGAGTAGGCAGAGGATTTCAGCCATCCATCCAGTGCTGCAGGAGCCTGATGCAAGTTGCTGCCATATGGAAACTGGCAACAGCAAGGAAGTACTGTCAGACAATCTGGATGGAGCTGGTAGAGAAAATATTCCTGTAACTAGGGTGACAGATAAAGCGTTGGCTGCATGAGGGAGATCCCATTGCTGATTTCATTATTGCACAGGTGTTGCATACGGAACTATGAACATAACCAAGGGGCTGGGTCACATCAAAAGTCttgcctagttcagtattgtggCTCTTAAAAGTGGCCTGTCAGATGCCCTTGTGGCATTCATAAGTGTGGGCacccaagaagagcctgctggatcaggcccagttgcccacctagtccagcatccttacaTGCACCTTAAGTGGTGCTGATTCCAAAATGGACACAATCTTGCCCAAAATTGGTGCTGATGACGGATGTGCTTCCCTACTAATAGCAGGTGGCAGGAAAGACTCACAGGGGTGCTGCCTCTGGGGCTTCTGCTGTCTGGGGCAATAGCTGCACCCTGTCCCATGGCCTGGCTCTgtctgttgccatagagacaaatgagTGGGCATtcctccctcacctggctggatgtCATGTCCTATGGGTGAGAAAATAACAGGCCAGGGGAGCTGCTCTGGATTCAGTGACTGAAATTGTGATAGGAGCGACAGAGTAGCTTGACTTGCTATGTATGCTGAATCCAAAGCTATGGCTTTGGGGGACCCCACTAGAAAACTAAGATCCTCTGGAATATCAATGTTGCAACCCCTTCCACCctgtgctcaggttgtatatacttgtaaataaaaccatatatcctaaagacactatAGTCTCCACTTttgttccaaggaaactgaaccttcAGTAAGCACTGGAACCCTGAAGTCTCTGTttcttggagattggggtgcacACAACAATACTTTGCAGTGAGTTTGGGAGCAGAGCTTGAGTTTGGGAAAatgggaaagaggaagagaggtAATTGATATGCTCAAGCCACTGCCCTGGCAGCTTAAGGGAAGTATCATGAAGGAGGGATTAGAGTACGGAGAGTGCTTTCCCGTCTCTAGAACTTCATACCCCACAATATTTCTTCTCAGACTCAATGACCTTTATGTCCCTTGCATCCCAATAATTTGATGGTTCTATTATTCCATGTCCTCAAGTAGCTTTTACCATCTGGGACCGTTGTTACAAATAGAACATAACACATGCCAAGCAAATAACTACCTGAAGTACAAAGTAAGTAAATGGATATCTTTTAATTAAATCAGTCTCCATTGTTGAAAGTATTCAAGCTTTTGAGTCTATTGAACTAATCAAGAATTCTGAACTTTTATCACTATTACGTTCCCTTTTGTGATGTCATTCCCAAAGAGCTGAGCAGTGTGCAACTGTTTCCTCTTTTTCCAACAGGTTGCATAATTTCTTATCCTTCTCTATTCTGAAAACAAATAAATCCCAATGTGTAGCAATAAGAGAGCTGGTTGTGTTCCATGCTGTATTGACGTCACCTTGGCTTAGATCCAAATCTGCAATAGCAAAACTCTGCTTGTAATGAGACTTTCCCAACGTCTGCCCTCCTAAAAAGTTTCCCCTGATGATTGGCAAAACCTCAATAAAATGGTGTTTGACGTGGTGCATAGGAGAGAGTAATTGGTTGAAATTGGAAAGCCCTTTCCAAGTAGAAGTGCCTTCTGCTAACAAGCACCATTggatccttttctttttcttttggtctcAAAGCACAGTCTAAGCCTTAAACTGTGAGCAAAGGCAGTTCCTCATTTTCTGTGTGATTTACTTTCCCCATTATTTCTAGAAGTGGCATGTTTGCATGTTCTTCTGACTCATGTTCTCAGATCCATACCACTGAGACAGTATTGATAAAATTTCTTAAGATTGGCCTGAAAAACCCAATTGCCCTGAAAAAAGAATGATAACACTCAAAATGTATTGGACATCAATCTGGTTTGACTAACTGTTCCATTGCTCCTTTTGATATTTGTCTCTTCAACTTTTTGTAATTACACAATGACTTCTGAGGAAGAAATTTAGTTCTCAGAGACTTGCTGCTGTTGCGtcttcgtcgtcttcttctttttaaaaaagctcataaATTTAGGGCTCTAATCCAGTGTTGTTGTCAGTTTTGTCCCAGACAGTGTTAAACTCCATGTAAATCACTTCACCATCTGTATGCCATTTTCAGAACTAAAAATTGTTTCATTACATTTAAGAGACTTGCCTATTTAAAAAGTGAGTACCAACCGAAAGGTACCAACCAAAAGTATTGCTTAGTGTtagaataaacatttattaaattcCATATTTTTTCAGATCTATGTTTTGGTTAGTCCACTACCTATGCACAAGTGTTTGTGGTATGTTTCAATTTGTCTACTGTCTTGACCTTTGCCTGATCAGAGTGGCTTTCTAGGCAGGAAATTGTTGTCAACAATTGCCATTCCTGGTCAGTTATTTCATAGCCATTGATGGAGAAAATAAACCTTAGTTGCTGTCACCTTTtaaatcttctttaaaaaaaacacagttgTGTAGCTGCACAGCTGTGCTTCATGAAGTGCCACAGATTACTTTCCATTTTTTATCTCCCCGTGCCCTGGAAGTTATGGGATCCAAAAAATCCCCCCAAACACTGCCAACTATCAAGTAGCCTTCCATTGTAATCACTGccatgtggcaaggagttcctTGATTAATTTATGAGGAAGAAAACACTATAGTACAGTGTGTAAAAGCACCAAGAGCACGCCCATTTATAAAAACAAAGCAGTAAAACAATGCCTCAGCAGTGTAAAGCTGACTGGTGGAGATTTGGCCCAAGTTTGGAGAAACAACATAAGTAAACCTAGGATTACTTTCAGAATTGTTGTGATACAATAGTTCATATCTTTCATTCAGAAAGTTCTGTAAATCCAGACAagagttaaaagaaaaaagcctaAAGTTTATAGTGAAagcttaaaattctgcaggagTTGATGATTCAGACTTTGTCCTCACCAGGGAAAAACTTTCTggtcaaatgaataaataatttctaGGTACTGACCAAGGTGATGAACAGTAACCCTTAATGGGAACATGGAGTCATAATGGGAGTTTCAGGATTTTTCAGTAGCagtatttttttacattttgctAAGAAAATGTACATCTAATTCTcagttttttcttctccttttgtcTGGAAACAGGCCAGTTCTGGCACATCTCTGATTTACACTTGGACCCCACCTACCACATTACAAGTAATCGCACTCAGGTTTGTGCCTCTTCCAAAGGAGTGAATGCCTCAAACCCTGGTCCATTTGGAGATTTCATGTGTGATTCACCATATCAGCTTATTTTATCAGCTTTTCAGCACATGAAGGATTCTGGGCAACAGGCATCCTTCATGATATGGACAGGGTAAGTAAGAAAGACACTAGTATTTCTGATGTAAAGCTAATGAAAGGTTAGAGTAAATGTATTTGGCCATTTCATAGCCTTATTTTAACTTATGGGATTAACTTTAAGGGCCAAGTTACACATTTTATTTGACTTCTGAAGCCTTGATTGACTTGTCCCTGGgctcagcatgcaggcaagtggaatggtgggggggagcccagatAGATCCTGTTTTTTGGGACCCGGGATTACAGTCTGGCTGACAGGAAATGTTGTATGCTACATCCTGGGTTTTTCCCCTCTTCATATTGGCAGATTCTCCAGTACGCACAAATGGGAGGGATAGTAATATTGTTTCCTGTAGGTTAGACAGATTGCAGGTTACAAGGACTGAAGATTGCGTGCATTGAAGCCCAAAATGTCCTTTGAAGGGCCTGCAGTTTCTTTTAACTCTGGTTAGTCATAAAGCAATTTATGTAACACATGAAAACATTTCATGCTTAATTAATTTCTTTGAAACTGTTTGAGTACGTTAATTATAACTTTAATCACTCTCAATATGCAGTACTGAAGTACTTTTAGAGTACTACAGAGAAACTAATGTTTGATTTCAAAAATAATTACACAACTACCAAGttgagttttttctttttctttgcttttcttaAAGAGACAGCCCTCCACATGTTCCTGTAAAAGAACTCTCTACAAAAATTGTCATTGACATTATTGGTAACATGACTTCTACCATAAGAAGTTTCTTTCCAGATCTCCAAGTTTTCCCTGCATTGGGAAATCATGACTATTGGCCACAGGTAAGACAAATTCTTCAAGAGAGTGAATAATTTGGCAACCTGATCCTATGTTTCTATACTCCTTGGAGGTTGTGGGTACAAGTATAACTTAGCTGGGCACTATCTGCCTTTGATTAGTAGTCAATTTATAAAAGATGGCTTAACAATACAACAATGCACATTTGCTTTGAAGAAAGTGCTGCTGAGTTCATTGAGACATACTCTCAAGTCAGTGTAAATAGTATTACAGCCTAATGTTTGTACATCTCTTAAGTCAGGAAAATCCTGTTGCCCCAGAATGAATTGCTCATAGAAACACAGTGTGTTTCAGTGCTAAAGTACAGAGGAGCAAGCAGTTGGATAAAGTGTGTTGTAACGATATGGAGTTAACTGCTTATGGTTGAATTCTTACCTGTTTCAAATACATTTGTCACTATTTGAGGATTCAGATGTTTAGGGTTTTTGTTCTTAAAAGCATCTCATGCACCTATATGAGAATGTGACCTGATCTACCTGTAGTGCAAAATGAGGTGGGGTAACTCTGAGACGATAAAATCAACAATGCTATTTCAGAATGTAGGTGGGGGTACAGAATGATACTCTCCTTTCATCCAGTGTAGAGATTGGGGTACATTCTTGGTACATATCCAAACTGAAAAGCTAAGATTTGGACAAATAATGATTAGAAAAGCATAGTCTTAAGGCGATGTCTGTATTTTAAAGGATCAGTTGCCTGCATCTGTCAGTGAAGTTTACGATGCTGTAGCGGATTTCTGGAAACCTTGGCTTACGGATGAAGCAGTCAGCACCTTGAGAACAGGTAGGATGGATAGTAAAACAGCACACATTTGGTAGGTCCGCTGTCTTTATTTGGCCGTGCTGGATATGGGTGAAATTGACATGGTAAAATTTCTAATATTGGGTTCTTATTGCAAGTGAAAATGTTTCATATTTCAGGGCACTTTCTGTCCCTGAATCGCCAAGGCCTAATCATTCTACTGATTTACTAAACATTACAATTATATGTGACAACACCCACGATGTTGTATATTTTGAACTGTATATCCTTGATAGTTTGCATAGGCGTTTCTCAGAGTTTAAAGTGTTTCTAAGTGTTTAAAGTCAATGTTAAGGATGTTGTTTACAGGAACAGAATGGTGTGATACAAGATATAACCctcctctttgttgttgttgttgtttagtcgtttagtcgtatccgactcttcgtgaccccatggaccagagcacgccaggcactcctctcttccaccgcctcccgcagtttggtcaggctcatggttgtagcttcgagaacactgtccaaccatcttgtcctctgtcgtccccttctccttgtgccctccatctttcccaacctcagggtcttttccagggagtcttctcttctcatgaggtggccaaagtactggagcctcaacttcacgatctgtccttccagtgagcactcagggctgatttccttaagaatggatacgtttgatcttcttgcagtccatgggactctcaagagtctcctccagcatcataattcaaaagcatcaattcttcggcgatcagccttcttgatggtccagctctcacttccatacatcactactgggaaaaccatggctttaactatacggatctttgttggcaaggtgatgtctctgctttttaagatgctgtctaggtttgccattgcctttctcccaaggagcaggcgtcttttaatatcgtgactgctgtcaccatctgcagtgatcatggagcccaaaaaagtaaaatctctcactgcctccatttcttccccttctatttgccaggaggtgatgtgaCCAGAGGCCATGATcctcgtttttttgatgttgagcttcagaccatattttgctctctcctcttttaccctcattaaaaggttctttaattcctcctcactttctgccatcaaggttgtgtcatctgcatatctgaggttgttgatatttcttccagcgatcttaattccggcttgggattcatccagcctagcctttcgcatgatgaattctgcatataagttaaataaccagggagacaatatacagccttgccgtactcctttcccaattttgaaccaatcagttgttccgtatcgagttctaactgtagcttcttgtcccacatagagatttctcaggagacagatgaggtgatcaggcactcccatttctttaagaacttgccatagtttgctgtggtcgacacagtcaaaggcttttgcatagtcaatgaagcagaagtagatgtctttctggaactctctagctttctccataatccagcgcatgtttgcaatttggtgtctggttcctctgccccttcaaaatccaacTTGCACTTTGGAAGTTCTCGGTCCACAGACTACTTAaccctgccttgtagaattttaagcataaccttgctagcgtgtgaaatgagtgcaattgtgcggtagttggagcactctttggcactgccctttgggattgggatgtagactgatcttctccaatcctctggccactgctgagttttccaaatttgctggcatactgagtgtagcaccttgacagcatcatcgtttaaaattttaaatagttcagctggaatatcatcacttccactggccttgttattagcagtgctttctaaggcccatttgacttcattctccaggatgtctggctcaaggtcagcaaccacactacctggggtgtacgagacatccatttctttctggtataattcctctgtgtattcttgccacctcttcttgatgtcttccacttctgttaggtcctttccacttttgtcttttattatggtaatctttgtacgaaatgttcctttcatatctccaattttcttgaacagatctctggtttttcccattctattgttttcctctatacAAATGATCAAACAATAGTTTATTACATAAATATTCAAGcagtgatcatagaattgtagagctgaaatggaccacaaggctcatctagtccagtgccTTGCAATGCATTGTAACGAAGCCAAATAATTGAGGTCATCATTTATTTTTCCCTTGGTTAACAGTTTGCAAATAGTTAGCATGATATGTATAGTTAAACTGTTCTATTTTTGCTCTGAGATAAGCAGGAGCTACAACCTGCTTATATAATCGGCAAGCAAATAAATTTCCAAATCAATTGTAGCCTCTTAAGAATTAGAAACTGGAAAAAGGGTTTTTCCCTTGAATTTGATCCTTATTTTGCACATTAAAATTCAGGAAGTAAAATGGAGACCTGTAAATCAAATTTTAGGTTACATATTTTTTTCCAGCAAATGTACAGAATATTAGAAATATGCAGAATTCTTAAATGTTaaagatgttagaattcctgctccatgattgcagtcgtGGGATTTtaatctatcacatgatggtgtatgttttgactccacaaagtgggaagtgacggagacaggatgtttgtgttactgtgttctgtgaagtgggactatggtcctttgttctttttctctttgctgtctgatgctagagagagagagggagccatgttgcagtgctctgtgtgtgtttatatgtaaataaagtagattagccaaaatgctgagttgctgaggtctgttacgcaagctgcgaagactctgcagatctctaagtgtgccgatgtctgttggcatcggtcgccgtgatgttcgggctgaagaaagcttttgaagctcccaaacgatcggccaggagggagagaacatgccagtcaggcatgtgtctctgccagggtcctactcgagtgtagaaTGAGCTCCTGACAAAAGATGCAGAAGTTATATTCCATTACTCCTGTTTACCCTTTATTAATTATCCCATTGGAATTATATCCATGGAACATCTTGAAGAATGGTATTACCCAACAGGAATATGTATGTTAGATTTAGGCCCATAGAAAGGATATTGCATTTAATTTGCAAGCCAATTCTTAGATAATTCTGTCCTATTCTATTCTACCTGACTGGAGAAGACAACCAAAAATCGGTGGAACTTATCCATAGTAAATTAAAGACATACATCTTCTCTCCACCCTCCCCTAGGTGGTTTTTACACACAAACAATTCAGTCCAACATGACTGCACAACCTCTTAGGATAATTAGTTTAAATACCATCTTATACTACCCTCCCAACACTATGACTCTGAATATGACTGATCCAGCAAACCAGTTTGCATGGCTGGAACGTGTATTAGAGACGGCACATCAAAACAAGGAAAAGGTAaggattttttaataaaaagtaatATGAATGAGAAAAGGGTAACTATTTGTTTCAAGAAAGTTTGCAGTTGGTGGGACCTTTGAGCAAGGTAGGCATGTCCTCTGAACTTCCACTGCTCTGAGTAGAAAGCATACTAAACTTGTATCAGTTAATCCAGGGGAACTCCTAACTTTGGTAATAAGGGAGCACCCCAAAGGCCACCCATACACAATGCTAAAGTATGGGGACACTCTTACTCAGTCTGGTATGCTGCCAAAAGTATTCAGAGCGCCAAATACCAGGTCCCACCAAATAGTTTGGTGCTGCCAAATGCCAAGAGTTGGAGTTGCTTTAATCAGTAAATGTGAATGGGTTGAAAGCATGTGAGCTTTTCTGTGTGTGCTTGAGCCTGGAGCAGGTATAGTCCTGAAGTTTGGAGTGTCATCTAATTCTTCATGGTGCTTATGTCTATACTGGGATCATTAGTTCAAGGCTTCTAACTCCTAAATACATCAGTTGTTGTGGccaaaaaaggaagagactaaTTAAGATAAGTCCTACCTGAAATACTACAAATGCTGTTTGAATGCAAGACTTCTTGTAACAAAGGTTTGTGCAGTTAATAGGAAATAAGTTGTAACTCATGCCTCTAGTCAATGGCATTGTAGAACTTTGGTTTATTCGACCTGTAATCTATATCCTCCAAGCTTGTAAGCCTTTATGCCTGTTTCACAAACTCTATGACTTCATTCTTGGTAGGGGGGAAAGTGTTTACCTTTCAGAAAGCAACGAATGGAAAAGTGAGATTATAAGCAATTTCTTTCACGTCAACATTATAGTATACACCTAATGTATTTGATGTAAtattaaaatgctttttctgattTGTATATTCTTATCCCCTAGGTTTATGTGATAGGACATGTGCCAATAGGTTATCTGCCTTACTCTCGAAATACCACTGCCATAAGAGAACACTACAATGAGAGGTTGATCGAAATATTTCGCCGGTATAGCAACGTGATTGCTGGGCAGTTTTTTGGACACACTCACCGAGACAGCATCATGGTTCTTCTAGATGAAAAGGGTAATGATGTTTGCAGATGACAGCTTTCTTGGCTGGTGACACAGATTACATAGTAATGGGTGATCTTTTTTATGGTGTTTTGGGGATAGGCAAAGGCCATATTCTCTAATGGGATAAATCAGAGTTAACCCATACGATGCCATTCATATGTTGTCaggttgcaactcccatcagccccagctagtgtggtcagggaggatgggcaCTGCAGTTCAGTAACATGGAAGGCATCACAAAACTTGGCCCTGCAGTTGCCAGCttgaatcctcctcctccttcgtaCCCTTGCTTCATGATTTTTGTACATTCTTACCCTTCCTAAATCTATCGGTTCTATTTAAAACTATCACAAATAATCAACGTCGCAGAAACTAATTCCACTTTGAAGAAATAGATGGTTAAAAACAAAGGGGCAAAACCAACCACATTGAGTAAATGCATCCCAACAACTTTAAAATTCACACTGGTATTATTACAATCAGTACTTTTCTAAGTACCGAAACGTGTTTTGCAAATGGTTTGACTTGTGCTTTATTTTCAAATAGGAGCCATAACAGCTCTTTTGTTAGGTTCGCACTTCATCATAAGACAATAGCAGATCCTATACAAAAATCTTTCCTTCCTGTTTCTTCAGAGACAGTCGCAAATTACACTGGCCAGTTCCTACCCATTGTAGGATGTGTCAAAAGGAAATGTTCTCAAGCTTGTTAGATATACTcagtttttctgtgtgtttcctGCATCTTTACTAGGTCTCTGTCTGTACTGGGTTCCCTGCTGCTTCACAGTTAATTAAGACAGGAACAGAGAGTGAAGATAGAAGGAGAGAGGAGTCTTCTAACCCATAATAATCTGTAAAATGTAGCCAACATCCAACTTTCAAGATTATATGCAGTATTATATATTCTTCTCTAAAGTTGTTTCAGATTGAACAAAGAAACTTGCAGCAGCAGGAAGCATTAAAATCTAAGAAATACCACCTAAATATTGTATCCCTTTAAACATCATGGCCTAAACAAACTATAAGCATATTGGCTTAGTGTTGCATTTGCTGGTTCAGACATCATGCTAAACCAAGGCACGTTGTGGTTTAAATGAACAAATCACACAGTGTTATTTGCAAAGGCAGTTGTTATCTCAGTAAGGCACTATATTGAGTTTCCAATAGTGATATAATCATTTGGTCAATTGATTAAAAAGCAGGTGCTTAACCAACTGGATGTTCTTTAATTTGATGTcaatcccaatacagtggtacttcaggttacatacgcttcaggttacagactccactaacccagaaatagtacctcggattaagaactttgcttcaggatgagaacagaaattgcacagcagcggcggcgcagcggcagcaggaggccccattagctaaagtggtgcttcaggttaagaacagtttcaggttaagaacagacctccggaacaaattaagtacttaacccgaggtaccactgtagtagcattcCAAAATGACATAAAAAATAAGCAAGTTCAGTGTCTGTATTGTAGAAGATCCACATTTGAGACATGCTGGCATTCATTCCAATTGATGACAGTCTGCTTCAGTTGCCTATGGCTTAGAAGGGAAAGCAAAATAGTTTAACCCAGAAAAGCAGAGCATGTACTGATTTTTTATATACATAGTGATAATCTATCCTCTTCATTTAATCTGGTATCTGTAGATGTAAACCAGTCTGCTTGTGTAACCTGAACAACAGCAGGTTTTTGAAGCATCCAAAATCCCTTTGCTTGTTGATAATTGGTGAGCAATTAAATCTTTAGTCCTGGAATCTGGAACTGGAGAGCCTCTGGTTGTtcaactacaaatcccattatccctggGCACTAACcgtgctggttgggactgatacAAATTGGACTCCAACAGCATCCCTTCTTTAGCTGATTAATTCAGTTAATTGATATGCAGCCAAATCCTactcatgtttacttggaagtaagcctgaCTAGTTCCCATGGAACATACTGCCAAGTAAGTATGTGACAGGTTCCAAAAGCTTTGAACTAGTCTAGTTAATAATGCCTGGAAATTTCCACATGTTAAGTAGAAATACAAGTAATTTAATGATGTGAATGCTGATGCaatttgactttttttaaaaaagcggtcCGTGTATTCTTTATGGACAAACTCagtgtaaataattttttaaaaccctaaGTAGTCAAAttgaattgtgtttttctttttggacaACTGTGCAGtacaaatttgtgtatgtttacttagaagtaagtcccacatgTGACTGACTCTCTAGTAAACGTGTTTAGGTTTTCAGCCTAAATTCATCTGAAGAAGTCTTGCTTTTACAAAGCTTTCTTAAGCATGGCTTTTGTAGAGATACCTTGACTGCCTTTCagaggattaccgtatttttc is from Podarcis raffonei isolate rPodRaf1 chromosome 3, rPodRaf1.pri, whole genome shotgun sequence and encodes:
- the SMPDL3A gene encoding acid sphingomyelinase-like phosphodiesterase 3a isoform X1 codes for the protein MGGRRGSRGLALWGLLLCGSLRDLASAAPACAAPSDAGQFWHISDLHLDPTYHITSNRTQVCASSKGVNASNPGPFGDFMCDSPYQLILSAFQHMKDSGQQASFMIWTGDSPPHVPVKELSTKIVIDIIGNMTSTIRSFFPDLQVFPALGNHDYWPQDQLPASVSEVYDAVADFWKPWLTDEAVSTLRTGGFYTQTIQSNMTAQPLRIISLNTILYYPPNTMTLNMTDPANQFAWLERVLETAHQNKEKVYVIGHVPIGYLPYSRNTTAIREHYNERLIEIFRRYSNVIAGQFFGHTHRDSIMVLLDEKEKPVNSLFVAPAVTPVKDIFEVDSNNPGVRLYQYDPLSYNLLDLWQFYLNLTEANVKNESVWKLEYVMTKAYGIKDLTPESLYEMANQLSVPHSKLFQKYYSHYFVSYDDPSLFCGEHCRITQLCAIQYLDLTSYTDCIEHKGKLHG
- the SMPDL3A gene encoding acid sphingomyelinase-like phosphodiesterase 3a isoform X3, which translates into the protein MKDSGQQASFMIWTGDSPPHVPVKELSTKIVIDIIGNMTSTIRSFFPDLQVFPALGNHDYWPQDQLPASVSEVYDAVADFWKPWLTDEAVSTLRTGGFYTQTIQSNMTAQPLRIISLNTILYYPPNTMTLNMTDPANQFAWLERVLETAHQNKEKVYVIGHVPIGYLPYSRNTTAIREHYNERLIEIFRRYSNVIAGQFFGHTHRDSIMVLLDEKEKPVNSLFVAPAVTPVKDIFEVDSNNPGVRLYQYDPLSYNLLDLWQFYLNLTEANVKNESVWKLEYVMTKAYGIKDLTPESLYEMANQLSVPHSKLFQKYYSHYFVSYDDPSLFCGEHCRITQLCAIQYLDLTSYTDCIEHKGKLHG
- the SMPDL3A gene encoding acid sphingomyelinase-like phosphodiesterase 3a isoform X2 → MCDSPYQLILSAFQHMKDSGQQASFMIWTGDSPPHVPVKELSTKIVIDIIGNMTSTIRSFFPDLQVFPALGNHDYWPQDQLPASVSEVYDAVADFWKPWLTDEAVSTLRTGGFYTQTIQSNMTAQPLRIISLNTILYYPPNTMTLNMTDPANQFAWLERVLETAHQNKEKVYVIGHVPIGYLPYSRNTTAIREHYNERLIEIFRRYSNVIAGQFFGHTHRDSIMVLLDEKEKPVNSLFVAPAVTPVKDIFEVDSNNPGVRLYQYDPLSYNLLDLWQFYLNLTEANVKNESVWKLEYVMTKAYGIKDLTPESLYEMANQLSVPHSKLFQKYYSHYFVSYDDPSLFCGEHCRITQLCAIQYLDLTSYTDCIEHKGKLHG